In Cydia splendana chromosome 3, ilCydSple1.2, whole genome shotgun sequence, one DNA window encodes the following:
- the LOC134806531 gene encoding beta-alanine-activating enzyme gives MKHKRGYYDVFVRTCAKTPSRVAVTLYKEGVYKKYSYSELYGVCECISQNIQQFQNKRGVIGLISKRNILIPCVVAAAHKCCTTFMFLDPKQDIDSVIQNVKITIFIIINDAETGSTSELFGKKPDKTIEVFDMVVDLFNQEHSSQSNSFVAEHSFIAQTSGSTGRPKHIQVPVQSIQPNVDDLTRMFNITEDDIIYFSTPLTFDPSMIEILLACVNGASLLIAPEKSDVIFPPNKENSITVWQTTPSKFFQYSNADIKNKILSANSTLKILALGGEPLNGIKRLKELKDKNNKTRIFTLYGVTEMSCWASVAELDLEKVRTDREVPLGNCLSETQIIVEPIERANRVGEVILVSNTRRCVILNKYKRENPLKIDTGDLAEVKHGTMYYRGRKDDVIKRFGNKVNLQLIESTIMLCPRVKTCSCLWLPKPMLVVVYFSSETFNSRELSDFLKCKLDDKHWPDKIVRVDNLPINPHGKVSKLILSRMYENSSLSSELLPGVKSIFLTELNGTFSKNFSYDSIKNKDFFSIGGTSFLAVSMCNRMSLSYPKLSKFILPLLLSHNKSIDEILELCNNEFKINKKVSSRKVKRPRPQTETSKSARVCRSQVDDFIVLWTHDTGKCVDATPSLFLTGHQMFVAVGSHSGKIIVADSVTGILQGQIQINSRVEASVLCYHQEPMPPLGVLGAYDGTLVCFTLEECKEMWRINLASMIKSKAVACNGFVYVAAYDGNIRCINVTTGSIKQTITIITEAGISADLVLAKNQFVLVGTLSGVCACVHTDTNAVVWRGSLGSPVFASPALYDGDKYVVFAEVGGEIHCRTVEKGIKIWKYQGAKGNIFSSLYIKETEHLKWQIVFGCHDENVYSINIKNFQPSLHWKAQMNSQVYSTPCGIGDHIVAVSSNGRICVIDSRNGSMETDYMLPGEVFSSPAVYGDYVFIGCRNDNVYCLKYTRDLTTSALNFRVPE, from the exons ATGAAACATAAGCGCGGATATTACGATGTTTTTGTACGAACTTGTGCCAAGACTCCATCCAGGGTTGCCGTGACTCTGTACAAGGAGGGCGTGTACAAGAAATACTCGTACTCAGAGCTGTACGGCGTGTGCGAATGTATTTCCCAGAATATTCAACAATTTCAAAACAAGAGAGGGGTAATCGGCCTTATATCGAAGAGGAACATTCTAATCCCATGCGTTGTAGCCGC AGCCCACAAATGCTGTACAACATTTATGTTTCTTGATCCTAAGCAGGATATTGATAGTGTAATTCAAAATGTCAAAATCACAATTTTTATCATCATCAATGATGCAGAAACAGGCTCAACGTCAGAGCTATTTGGCAAAAAGCCAGATAAGACTATTGAGGTGTTTGACATGGTTGTGGATTTATTTAACCAAGAGCATAGTTCACAAAGCAATTCCTTTGTGGCAGAACATTCCTTTATTGCACAGACTTCTGGTAGCACTGGACGACCCAAGCACATACAAGTCCCAGTTCAGAGCATACAGCCTAATGTCGATGACCTCACCAGAATGTTTAACATAACCGAAGATGACATCATTTACTTCTCCACACCACTCACCTTTGACCCTTCCATGATTGAGATACTCCTAGCTTGCGTGAATGGTGCTTCACTTCTCATTGCACCAGAAAAATCAGATGTTATATTCCCTCCAAACAAGGAAAACTCTATAACTGTCTGGCAAACCACACCTTCTAAATTCTTTCAATACTCCAATGCTGATATCAAAAACAAAATTTTGAGTGCAAATTCAACACTTAAAATACTAGCTTTAGGGGGAGAACCACTGAATGGAATCAAAAGGTTGAAGGAACTTAAAGACAAGAACAATAAGACTAGAATATTCACCCTGTATGGAGTAACTGAAATGTCCTGCTGGGCTAGTGTAGCAGAATTAGACCTTGAGAAAGTCCGGACTGATAGGGAGGTTCCACTTGGTAATTGTCTGTCAGAGACACAAATTATAGTTGAGCCCATTGAAAGGGCCAACAGAGTTGGTGAAGTTATACTAG tGAGTAATACAAGACGGTgcgttatattaaataaatataaaagagaAAATCCCTTAAAAATTGACACAGGTGATTTAGCAGAAGTAAAGCATGGCACCATGTACTACAGAGGCcgaaaagatgacgtcataaagAGATTTGGCAACAAAGTAAATTTACAATTAATTGAATCCACCATCATGTTGTGTCCACGAGTTAAGACGTGCTCCTGCCTATGGCTTCCCAAACCTATGCTGGTAGTAGTTTACTTCTCCTCAGAGACATTTAATAGTCGGGAGCTCTCTGACTTCCTTAAATGCAAACTGGACGACAAGCATTGGCCAGACAAAATCGTACGCGTAGACAACCTTCCCATTAACCCACACGGAAAAGTTTCAAAATTAATCCTCTCCAGAATGTATGAAAACTCATCACTCTCATCAGAATTATTACCTGGAGTAAAATCTATATTCTTGACGGAACTGAATGGAACATTTAGCAAGAACTTTAGTTATGATTCTATTAAAAACAAAGATTTCTTTTCAATAGGTGGAACGTCGTTTCTTGCAGTCTCAATGTGTAATAGAATGTCTTTAAGTTATCCAAAGCTAAGTAAATTCATTCTGCCGCTTTTGCTATCACATAATAAATCAATCGATGAGATATTGGAATTGTGTAACAacgaatttaaaataaataaaaaggtttcTAGTAGAAAAGTCAAACGACCTAGACCGCAGACCGAGACCTCCAAAAGCGCTCGTGTGTGCCGCTCACAGGTGGATGACTTCATTGTGCTGTGGACCCACGACACCGGCAAGTGTGTCGATGCAACGCCGTCTTTGTTTCTGACTGGACA CCAAATGTTCGTAGCAGTCGGCAGCCACTCCGGCAAAATCATAGTAGCTGACTCTGTGACGGGCATACTACAAGGGCAGATACAAATAAATTCGCGTGTTGAAGCCTCCGTTTTGTGCTACCACCAGGAGCCCATGCCGCCGCTGGGCGTCCTCGGCGCCTACGACGGCACGCTGGTATGCTTCACCCTCGAGGAATGCAAGGAAATGTGGAGGATCAACCTCGCATCTATGATCAAAAGTAAAGCTGTGGCCTGTAATGGATTCGTATACGTCGCTGCCTACGATGGAAACATACGATGCATTAATGTCACG ACGGGTAGCATCAAACAGACCATCACCATAATAACCGAGGCGGGGATATCGGCGGACTTGGTGCTCGCTAAGAACCAGTTCGTTCTCGTGGGTACGCTATCTGGGGTCTGCGCATGCGTTCACACAGATACGAACGCCGTGGTGTGGCGCGGTTCGCTGGGAAGTCCCGTGTTCGCGAGCCCGGCGCTGTACGACGGGGACAAGTACGTGGTGTTCGCGGAGGTGGGCGGCGAGATACACTGCCGCACGGTGGAAAAGGGGATCAAG ATATGGAAATATCAAGGCGCAAAAGGAAATATTTTCTCGTCACTTTATATAAAAGAAACAGAGCACTTGAAATGGCAGATCGTGTTCGGATGCCACGACGAAAATGTCTACAGCATCAACATAAAGAACTTCCAGCCGAGCTTGCATTGGAAGGCGCAGATGAATTCCCAAGTGTACTCCACTCCCTGTGGTATTGGGGACCACATAGTTGCCGTTTCCAGTAATGGGAGGATTTGCGTCATAGACTCTCGTAATGGGAGCATGGAGACAGATTACATGCTACCTGGCGAAGTCTTTTCATCACCTGCAGTTTATGGGGATTATGTTTTCATTGGTTGTAGAAATGACAATGTGTACTGCCTCAAATATACACGCGACTTGACTACTTCTGCTCTTAATTTTCGTGTACCTGAATAG
- the LOC134806532 gene encoding rab GDP dissociation inhibitor alpha, with protein sequence MDEEYDAIVLGTGLKECILSGMLSVSGKKVLHIDRNKYYGGESASITPLEELFSKFNAPAPDETYGRGRDWNVDLIPKFLMANGLLVKLLIHTGVTRYLEFKSVEGSYVYKGGKISKVPVDQKEALASDLMGMFEKRRFRNFLIYVQDFQEEDAKTWKDFDPSQANMQSLYEKFGLDRNTQDFTGHALALFLDDDYLQRPAIETIRRIKLYSDSLARYGKSPYLYPMYGLGELPQGFARLSAIYGGTYMLDKPIDEIVLGEGGKVVGVRSGNEIAKCKQVYCDPSYVLDRVRKKAQVIRCICLLDHPIANTKDALSTQIIIPQKQVGRNSDIYVSLVSYTHQVAAKGWFIAMVSTTVETNDPESEIKPGLDLLGAIRQKFVSVSDYYEPTDDGSQSQIFISESYDATSHFDSTCVDVLKIYKRGTGEDFDFSKVKVELGEEDQ encoded by the coding sequence ATGGATGAAGAATACGACGCAATTGTACTCGGCACTGGTTTGAAGGAATGCATTCTAAGTGGGATGCTTTCCGTGTCCGGCAAGAAGGTATTGCACATTGATCGAAACAAGTACTATGGAGGTGAATCCGCGTCAATTACCCCGTTAGAGGAATTGTTCTCAAAGTTCAACGCACCGGCACCGGATGAAACCTACGGTCGAGGTCGTGATTGGAATGTGGACTTGATTCCTAAGTTCTTGATGGCCAACGGGCTGCTAGTCAAGCTGCTCATTCACACGGGCGTCACCCGCTACTTGGAGTTCAAGTCAGTGGAAGGAAGCTACGTGTACAAAGGTGGTAAGATCTCCAAAGTACCCGTGGATCAAAAAGAGGCGCTCGCCTCTGACCTAATGGGTATGTTTGAGAAACGTCGTTTCCGCAACTTCCTCATTTATGTCCAAGACTTCCAGGAGGAAGACGCCAAGACGTGGAAAGACTTCGACCCCAGCCAGGCTAACATGCAGTCTCTGTATGAAAAGTTCGGCCTCGACAGAAACACCCAGGACTTTACTGGTCACGCCCTGGCCCTGTTCTTGGATGATGATTACCTCCAGCGGCCGGCCATAGAGACAATACGCCGCATCAAGCTATACTCGGATTCCCTTGCTCGGTATGGCAAGTCTCCCTACTTGTACCCCATGTATGGCCTTGGTGAGCTCCCCCAAGGCTTTGCCCGTCTTTCAGCCATTTATGGAGGCACATACATGTTAGACAAACCTATTGATGAGATTGTACTTGGAGAAGGTGGAAAAGTGGTAGGTGTCCGGTCTGGAAATGAGATCGCTAAGTGCAAGCAGGTGTATTGTGACCCCAGTTATGTTCTTGATAGAGTCCGCAAGAAGGCTCAGGTGATCCGTTGCATCTGCCTGTTAGATCACCCTATTGCTAATACCAAGGATGCTTTGTCCACCCAGATTATTATCCCTCAGAAGCAAGTGGGTAGGAATTCTGACATCTACGTGTCCCTGGTGTCTTACACCCACCAGGTGGCAGCCAAGGGGTGGTTTATTGCGATGGTGTCTACAACTGTTGAAACTAATGATCCCGAGTCTGAAATCAAGCCTGGTTTGGACCTTCTTGGAGCCATCAGACAGAAGTTTGTGTCTGTTTCCGACTATTATGAGCCTACAGATGATGGTAGTCAGAGCCAAATTTTTATATCAGAGTCTTATGATGCTACATCCCACTTTGATTCTACCTGTGTAGATGTGCTCAAAATTTACAAGCGCGGTACAGGGGAAGACTTTGATTTCTCTAAGGTGAAGGTAGAGCTTGGCGAGGAGGATCAGTGA